The sequence CCCCCTGAAGTTCATCGGGACCCAGGGCCCCTGTCTGATCCAGAATGGCGATGGCGCGGGAACTGGCGTTGTATTCCACGGGCAAAGTCACGATATGAAAAACGACGACTCCCAGGAAAAGCAGAATCCCCAGGTTCATCAGGGAGCCGCTCTGAAACAAAAATCCCATGAAAAACAGGGGAAGAGCTCCTCCCGACACCAGATTCACCACCGGCACGATATTGTTGCGCAGCGCAAGGGGAGCATATCCCACGTTGTGCTGTATCGCGTGCCCGACCTCATGGGCGGCGACGCCAATGGCCGCGATGCTGGAGCTGCCGTACACCGAATCCGACAGGCTGAGCGTCCTGTCCCGGGGGTCGTAGTGGTCCGTGAGCTGCCCGCTCACCCGGTTGACCGGCACGGAGCTCATCCCGAAACGGTCCAGCAGCATTCGGGCAACCTGGTCCGCCGTCACCCCCCGGCGCGACCTCACCCCGCTGTAATACGCAAAGGTCGACTTCACCTTCATCTGAGCCCATCCCGCAAAAAGCAGGGCGGGAATCAACAAAAGCATCGTTCGATCAAAAAACGGAAACATCAAAAAAACATCAGCCTCCTTTCACATCAAAGATCAAATCTCGAAGATCAAATCAAAATCAAAAATCAAATCAAAGAGTATTTTACCCTAATTTTAACTCTGAGTCCCGTAAAATTCTTTTATCGCGTCCACAAGACGTTCCTGCTCTTCGGGCAGGAGGCCCCCAAAGATCGGCAGGGCCAGGGATTCCCCGGCCAGACGCTCCGACTCCGGAAAATCCCCCGGCCCGTATCCCAAATCGGC is a genomic window of Synergistaceae bacterium containing:
- a CDS encoding zinc metallopeptidase, whose protein sequence is MFPFFDRTMLLLIPALLFAGWAQMKVKSTFAYYSGVRSRRGVTADQVARMLLDRFGMSSVPVNRVSGQLTDHYDPRDRTLSLSDSVYGSSSIAAIGVAAHEVGHAIQHNVGYAPLALRNNIVPVVNLVSGGALPLFFMGFLFQSGSLMNLGILLFLGVVVFHIVTLPVEYNASSRAIAILDQTGALGPDELQGAHRVLNAAAWTYVAATLMAVMQVVRLLALRNSREN